One Ranitomeya imitator isolate aRanImi1 chromosome 1, aRanImi1.pri, whole genome shotgun sequence DNA window includes the following coding sequences:
- the GAL3ST1 gene encoding galactosylceramide sulfotransferase, whose translation MMCIQTQGKICRSVWKGLVLGTLLTTFLILLYSYAAPPLSFSSTEDPTSFQCHPPALPKSLLTKSNSTARSDLRCLPHHNLMFLKTHKTGSSTILNILFRYGEKHRLHFAFPRGRNDFDYPSYFQRWQVEGYHPGICYNIICNHMRYRHSEVNLLISPDTMFVTVLRNPALLFESSFHYFSHVVPLTWKLPGASSEQKMDTFLQSPRNYYDSGGFNAHYLHNLMTFDLGYDNEMDIEKTRVSDLLNQLNSHFHLVMLLEYFDESLLLLRDLMCWKMDDILYFKLNARKDTSGSRLSREMYRLAQEWNALDTLIYQHFNATFWRKVEKYGVERMKKDVLELRHRNEELKQECIAGGGPVDASKIKESGLQPWQPLGQTSIQGYNLRKNISPKHKQLCWNMLTPEIQYMSRLGADLWVTRLWGNIRGLLNW comes from the exons ATGATGTGTATACAGACCCAGGGCAAGATCTGCCGTTCAGTATGGAAAGGATTAGTCTTGGGAACACTTCTTACCACTTTTTTGATCTTGCTGTATTCATATGCAGCTCCTCCCCTTAGtttcagcagcacaga AGATCCTACATCTTTCCAGTGTCATCCACCTGCGCTACCTAAATCCCTGTTAACCAAATCCAATTCCACTGCGAGATCTGACCTACGATGCCTCCCCCACCATAATCTTATGTTTCTTAAAACTCATAAGACAGGTAGCAGCACAATCCTTAACATCCTGTTCCGATATGGAGAGAAGCATAGGCTCCACTTTGCCTTTCCACGAGGTCGTAATGATTTTGACTACCCAAGCTATTTCCAGCGTTGGCAGGTTGAGGGATACCATCCTGGCATATGCTATAATATAATTTGCAACCACATGCGATACCGCCATTCAGAGGTGAATCTGCTGATATCCCCAGACACCATGTTTGTCACGGTgctgagaaacccagctctgctttTTGAATCCTCATTTCACTACTTTTCACATGTTGTACCTTTAACTTGGAAGTTACCAGGTGCTTCAAGTGAGCAGAAGATGGACACCTTTCTGCAGAGCCCAAGAAACTACTATGACTCTGGCGGATTCAATGCTCACTACTTACATAACTTGATGACATTTGATCTTGGTTATGACAATGAAATGGATATAGAGAAAACCAGGGTATCAGACTTACTAAATCAACTTAATAGCCACTTTCATTTGGTCATGCTGTTAGAGTATTTTGACGAGTCCTTGCTGCTATTGCGTGACTTAATGTGTTGGAAAATGGATGACATACTTTACTTTAAACTGAATGCCCGGAAAGACACTAGTGGTTCACGTCTGAGCCGAGAGATGTACCGACTAGCCCAGGAATGGAATGCACTAGACACACTTATCTACCAACATTTCAACGCAACATTCTGGAGAAAGGTTGAGAAGTATGGAGTGGAAAGGATGAAAAAGGATGTCCTAGAATTAAGGCACAGAAATGAAGAACTTAAACAAGAATGTATAGCAGGAGGTGGCCCAGTAGATGCTAGCAAAATTAAAGAATCTGGGCTACAGCCATGGCAACCTTTAGGACAAACGTCTATTCAAGGATATAATCTCAGAAAAAACATTTCACCCAAGCACAAGCAGCTGTGTTGGAATATGCTGACTCCTGAAATACAGTACATGAGTCGGCTGGGGGCAGACTTGTGGGTCACACGACTATGGGGTAACATTAGGGGACTGCTGAACTGGTAA